The nucleotide sequence CTGAAGCCGAAGTGGCCGCCAATCCGCGCGCGCGTTCCGCAAAACTGCGCGCTGCCGAGCGCACCGCGGCGCCGGCGCTTGCGGCAGGCCGCCTGCCGGCGTGGCCCGTTCTTGCCGACGTGATGAGGGGAGGCTGACCATGCGGATCATCCACTTCCTCGTCATCGGCGTGCTGGTGTTCGCAGCGGCCTACGTCTACCGGATCAAGATGGAATCGACCTCGCGCGTCGAGCGCGTGCTGCGGCTGAACGCCGAGATCCGCGAGCAGCGCGATGCCATCGCGGCGCTGCGCGCGGAATGGGCCAAGCTCGATGCGCCGCTGCGGCTGCAAGGGCTCGCCGAGCGCCATCTCGGCCTGAAGCCGCTCAATGCCACGCAATATGATCAGTTGAAGAACCTGCCGGAACGGCCGCCGGCCTTTGCAAGGCCCGGTGCACCCGATCCGATCGGCGCGATGATCAACACCATCGAGGCCGCCGCCGATGCACCACCCACAACCGGGTCCGTGCCCGCACCGGGAGATCAGCAATGACCGGCCGGGCGCTCACCACCATCAAGCGTCCCGCGGAGCCATGGCGGCAGCGGCTGATCCGCAGCCTGCTTTACGGGCGCAACGTCGATCGCGCCGCCAAGGCGCGGGCCCGCGTCGGGCTTGCCATCCTGCTGTTTGCGGCGATCTATGCGGTGCTGGCCGGACGTCTGGTGATGTTCGCGGTCGGCGCCGACAGCCACGGCGCCCGCCGCGCCGGCTCACAGGACGCGATTGCGACCGCGCGGCCCGATATCGTCGACCGCAACGGCGAGGTGCTCGCCACCGACGTCAAGGCGCCGAGCCTGTTCGGCGAGCCGCGGCGCATTATCGACAAGGACGAGGCGATCGAACTCCTGACCGCCGCGCTGCCGGACCTCGACGAAGCGGAGGCGCGCACGCGCCTGTCGTCGCGCAAGGGCTTCGTGTGGCTGAAGCGCGAGATCTCGCCAAAGCAGCAACGCGACATCCACAAGCTCGGCATTCCCGGCATCGGCTTCCTGCGCGAGAACAAGCGGGTCTATCCGACCGGCGCGGCGGTCGCGCATCTGATCGGGCTCGTCAACATCGACAACCAGGGCATCGCCGGGATGGAGAAGTGGCTGGACAATAACGGTCTGGCCGATCTGCACCGCGCCGGCTTTGCCACCGACCGCCTGCAGCGCCCGGTGGAACTGTCGATCGACCTGCGCGTCGAGCATGCGCTGCGCGATGAACTGTTGAAGGCCAAAGAGAAGTACAAGGCCAAGGCGGCGTCCGGCCTCGTCTCCAACGTCCGGACCGGCGAGATCGTGGCGCTGGTGTCGCTGCCGGATTTCGATCCGAACAATCCGAAGGAGGCGCACGATCCCGAGCGCATCAACCGCCTGACCACCGGCGTGTTCGAAATGGGCTCGACCTTCAAGGCGCTGACGCTGGCGATGGCGCTGGACTCTGGCAAAGCCAACCTCAACACGCTCTATGACGGGCGCGGTGCGCTGAAGTTCGGCAAGTTCACCATTCACGACACCCATCCGGTCGGCCGCGCGATCACGCTGTCGGAAGTGTTCACGTTCTCCTCGAACGTCGGCGCAGCCAAGATCGCGCTGGCGCAGGGCGTCGAGGCGCACAAGACGTTCCTGAAGAAGCTCGGCCAGATGGATCGCTTGCGCACCGAACTGCCTGAAAGCGCCTCGCCGATCGTGCCGAAGCGCTGGACCGAACTCAACACCATCACGGCTTCCTTCGGTCATGGTATCGCGGTGGCGCCGCTGCAGGCGGTGATGGGCATCAATGCCTGCATCAATGGCGGTTTCCTGATCCCCCCGACCTTCCTCAAGCGGTCGGAAGAGGAGGCAAGGGCCATCGCCAAGAGGGTGCTCAGGCCCGAAACCTCCGACAAGATGCGCTATCTGATGCGACTGAACGCCGAGATCGGAACCGCCAAGAAGGCCGACGTGAAGGGCTACTATATCGGCGGCAAGACCGGCACCTCGGAAAAGGTGGTCAACGGCCGTTATTCCAAGAAGCAGGTGCTCAACTCCTTCACCGCGATCATTCCGGCCGACAACCCGCAGTATCAGTTGCTGGTCATGCTGGATGAGCCGAAGGCGCTGCCGGAGACGTTCGGCTTCATTACCTCGGGCTGGAACGCGGTGCCGACCGGCGGCAAGGTGATCGCCCGGATCGGGCCGCTTCTGGGCATCGAGCCGCGCTTTGATCTGCCGCCGTCCGACCGCCTTATTCTTGCGGCATCGAGGACAACCCAGTAAGGCGTAGGATCAAGGCGCGCCAAGCTGTGCCGGGCCGGACTGGAGCAAGATGAAACTTCGCGACCTCTTCAGCGATGACGCTGCAATCGAGTTGCAGGCGGAAGCTGTCGATGTGAAAGGCCTTGCGGTCGACAGCCGCGCGGTGAAGCCGGGCGATCTGTTCTTTGCGCTCGCAGGCCACAAGACCGACGGTTCCCGCTTTATCGATGCCGCCATCGGCGCGGGCGCGGTTGCGGTAGCCGGCGACCGCGCTTCGCCTGACCGCCGCGTGCCGTTCGTCGTCACGCCAAACCCGCGCCGCGCGCTGGCGCTGGCGGCGGCGAGATTTTATCCGCGTCAGCCCGCGATTATTGCGGCGGTGACCGGGACCAGCGGCAAGACCTCGGTCGCAGCCTTCACGCGCCAGATCTGGGAGCGGCTCGGCCATGCAGCGGCCAGCATCGGCACCATCGGGCTCGTTTCGCCGAAGCGCACGGTGTACGGCTCGCTGACGACGCCGGACCCGATCGCGCTTCACAAGCAGCTCGACGAGATCACGGGCGAGGGCATCACCCATCTGGCCTTCGAGGCATCCTCGCACGGGCTCGACCAGTTCAGGCTCGATGGCGTGCGTATTGCCGCCGGTGGCTTCACCAATCTTTCACGCGACCACATGGATTATCATCCCGACGTCGCGCATTACCTTGCCGCCAAGATGCGGCTGTTCCGCGATCTCGTTGCGCCTGATGGTGCGGCGGTGATTTCGGCCGATCATCGGTGTTCGCAGGAAGTGATTGACGCAGCGCGCGCGCGAGGCTTGCGGATCGTCGCCGTCGGGCGCAACGCGGATGGCGCCGGTGAAGGCATCCGCCTCGTTGGTGCTACCGTCGAAGGATTTTCGCAGAATCTTGCGCTGACGAATCGCGGACGCAATTACACCGTCAAGCTGCCGCTGGTCGGCGAATTCCAGATCGAGAATGCGCTGGTTGCCGCCGGGCTTGCGATCGGCACCGGCAGCGAGCCGGCCGAGGTGTTCGCTACGCTCGAACATCTCGAAGGCGCCAAGGGGCGGCTGGAGCGGGTCGGCGAGCACAATGGTGCGCCGATCTTCGTCGATTACGCGCACAAGCCGGACGCGTTGGCGAAGGCGCTGCAGGCGCTGCGGCCTTACGCCAAGCGCAAACTCGTCGTCGTCTTCGGCGCCGGCGGCGACCGCGACGCCGGCAAGCGGCCGATCATGGGCGCGATTGCGGCCGAGAACGCCGATCAAATCATCGTCACCGACGACAATCCGCGCAACGAAAATCCGGCAACGATCCGCGCCGCCATACTGGCGGCGGCGAAGGGCGCGACAGAGATCGGCGATCGCGCGGAAGCGATCAGGGCAGGGATAGCGGCGCTGCAGCCCGGCGATGCGCTCTTGATCGCGGGCAAGGGGCACGAGACCGGGCAGATCGTGGGCGACAAGGTTTTGCCGTTCAGCGATCACGAGGCGGTGGCGGCCGCGCTGGCAGCGAGGGTGGCATGAGCGCGGCGCCGTTGTGGACGATTGCCGAAGTCGCGCAGGCGCTCGGGCTTGCGGGCGAGTATCCGGTTACGCCGATTGATTTCATCACGCAGGACAGCCGCCTGGTGAGGCCAGGCTGCCTGTTCGTGGCGTTGAGCGGCACGCCGAGCGGCGGCTTCATCTCCAGCTTTGCCAGCGCGCGCGACGGCTGGGAATTCGCTGACAAGGCGCAAGCCGCCGGCGCGGTGGCGGTGATCGTTCCGCATCGGATTGATGGCGTGAGTGTCCCGCAACTGGTGGTCAAGGACACGCTGATCGACGGCCTGTGGCGGCTGGCGCGCGCCGCGCGGGCGCGCTTTACCGGCCCGGTCATCGGCCTGACCGGCAGCGCCGGCAAGACCAGCACCAAGGAATTCCTCGCCGCGTATCCTGCCGCCTATGCCAGCCCGAGCAGCTTCAACAATTTCTGG is from Bradyrhizobium sp. AZCC 2176 and encodes:
- a CDS encoding peptidoglycan D,D-transpeptidase FtsI family protein; the protein is MTGRALTTIKRPAEPWRQRLIRSLLYGRNVDRAAKARARVGLAILLFAAIYAVLAGRLVMFAVGADSHGARRAGSQDAIATARPDIVDRNGEVLATDVKAPSLFGEPRRIIDKDEAIELLTAALPDLDEAEARTRLSSRKGFVWLKREISPKQQRDIHKLGIPGIGFLRENKRVYPTGAAVAHLIGLVNIDNQGIAGMEKWLDNNGLADLHRAGFATDRLQRPVELSIDLRVEHALRDELLKAKEKYKAKAASGLVSNVRTGEIVALVSLPDFDPNNPKEAHDPERINRLTTGVFEMGSTFKALTLAMALDSGKANLNTLYDGRGALKFGKFTIHDTHPVGRAITLSEVFTFSSNVGAAKIALAQGVEAHKTFLKKLGQMDRLRTELPESASPIVPKRWTELNTITASFGHGIAVAPLQAVMGINACINGGFLIPPTFLKRSEEEARAIAKRVLRPETSDKMRYLMRLNAEIGTAKKADVKGYYIGGKTGTSEKVVNGRYSKKQVLNSFTAIIPADNPQYQLLVMLDEPKALPETFGFITSGWNAVPTGGKVIARIGPLLGIEPRFDLPPSDRLILAASRTTQ
- the ftsL gene encoding cell division protein FtsL, with the protein product MRIIHFLVIGVLVFAAAYVYRIKMESTSRVERVLRLNAEIREQRDAIAALRAEWAKLDAPLRLQGLAERHLGLKPLNATQYDQLKNLPERPPAFARPGAPDPIGAMINTIEAAADAPPTTGSVPAPGDQQ
- a CDS encoding UDP-N-acetylmuramoyl-L-alanyl-D-glutamate--2,6-diaminopimelate ligase, producing MKLRDLFSDDAAIELQAEAVDVKGLAVDSRAVKPGDLFFALAGHKTDGSRFIDAAIGAGAVAVAGDRASPDRRVPFVVTPNPRRALALAAARFYPRQPAIIAAVTGTSGKTSVAAFTRQIWERLGHAAASIGTIGLVSPKRTVYGSLTTPDPIALHKQLDEITGEGITHLAFEASSHGLDQFRLDGVRIAAGGFTNLSRDHMDYHPDVAHYLAAKMRLFRDLVAPDGAAVISADHRCSQEVIDAARARGLRIVAVGRNADGAGEGIRLVGATVEGFSQNLALTNRGRNYTVKLPLVGEFQIENALVAAGLAIGTGSEPAEVFATLEHLEGAKGRLERVGEHNGAPIFVDYAHKPDALAKALQALRPYAKRKLVVVFGAGGDRDAGKRPIMGAIAAENADQIIVTDDNPRNENPATIRAAILAAAKGATEIGDRAEAIRAGIAALQPGDALLIAGKGHETGQIVGDKVLPFSDHEAVAAALAARVA